Proteins from one candidate division KSB1 bacterium genomic window:
- the dusB gene encoding tRNA dihydrouridine synthase DusB: MDGRVILAPLAGISDSTFRNICRGFGAAMVFSEMISVDGLLRNNRRTLEYVFFRESERPIGFQLFGSDPDTFVRALSIIEPFQPDVIDLNFGCPVRKVVKRGAGAALLKDIDRLEEIARAVVQHSSRPVMAKIRKGWDNQSNNALEVAKRLEQCGVAAITIHPRTQTQGYAGRADWETIATIKRELSLPIIGSGDVRSGEDAQRMIDETGCDLVMIGRASLGNPWIFQQANHFLTTGHKLPAPSLEQRLEVIQRHLADLVAVKGERIALREIRKHLGWYLKGLPNSGMVRNELFQIKAGTELMNHLIAYFAELSNYD; encoded by the coding sequence TTGGACGGTAGGGTAATTTTAGCGCCATTGGCAGGGATCTCCGATTCCACGTTTCGCAACATTTGTCGCGGGTTCGGTGCTGCCATGGTGTTCAGCGAAATGATCAGCGTGGATGGGCTGCTTCGTAACAATCGTCGGACGCTGGAGTATGTTTTCTTTCGGGAATCGGAGCGTCCGATCGGGTTTCAGCTTTTTGGCTCAGATCCTGACACATTTGTGCGAGCATTGTCCATTATTGAGCCTTTTCAGCCCGATGTGATTGATCTAAATTTTGGGTGCCCGGTCCGAAAAGTAGTCAAACGCGGAGCTGGGGCTGCGCTGCTCAAAGATATCGATCGCCTTGAGGAGATCGCCCGTGCCGTCGTGCAGCATAGTTCGCGTCCAGTGATGGCCAAAATCCGCAAAGGATGGGATAACCAAAGTAATAATGCGCTGGAGGTGGCAAAGCGGCTGGAGCAATGCGGTGTGGCAGCAATTACGATTCATCCGAGGACTCAAACGCAGGGATACGCGGGTCGTGCCGACTGGGAGACCATTGCCACGATCAAGCGGGAACTATCGTTGCCGATCATTGGGAGCGGTGATGTACGGTCCGGCGAAGATGCTCAACGCATGATCGATGAAACCGGGTGCGATTTGGTGATGATCGGTCGAGCCAGCCTCGGAAATCCTTGGATCTTTCAGCAAGCCAATCATTTTCTGACGACTGGCCATAAATTGCCTGCCCCCAGTTTGGAGCAAAGACTTGAGGTTATTCAAAGGCATCTTGCCGATCTCGTAGCGGTAAAAGGGGAGCGGATCGCTTTGCGTGAAATTCGCAAGCATCTCGGCTGGTATCTGAAAGGACTCCCCAATAGCGGCATGGTCAGAAACGAGTTGTTTCAGATAAAAGCTGGAACAGAACTGATGAACCATCTCATCGCTTATTTCGCAGAATTGAGCAACTATGATTGA
- a CDS encoding cyclic 2,3-diphosphoglycerate synthase has protein sequence MSREKVIIMGAAGRDFHNFNLRFRDNEMFEVVAFTATQIPDIEGRTYPTELAGKLYPNGIPIYPEEQLSDLIRQHQVDRVVFAYSDVPHEYVMHKASIVTAAGADFWLMGTRTTSLKSNKPVIAICAVRTGCGKSQTTRRVSDILKSYGKKLVAVRHPMPYGDLSAQKVQRFASYEDMDKHRCTIEEREEYEPHINRGTIVYAGVDYEAILRQAEQEADIVLWDGGNNDTPFYQPDLHIVVADPHRAGHELTYHPGETNLRMADVVIINKIDTAEYDDIEYVRQSVREVNPKAIIIDAASPLIVEQPELIRGRRALVVEDGPTLTHGEMGFGAGVVAAEKFGATEIVDPRPWVVGKIAETFEKYPEIGALLPAMGYGEQQIKDLEKTINKAECDVVIIGTPIDLRKLIKINKPAVRVIYELQEIGRPNLEDVLIRFK, from the coding sequence ATGAGTCGAGAAAAAGTGATTATCATGGGAGCGGCCGGACGTGATTTCCATAATTTCAATTTACGATTTCGTGATAATGAAATGTTTGAAGTGGTGGCCTTTACTGCCACTCAGATCCCTGATATTGAGGGAAGGACCTACCCTACAGAATTAGCGGGGAAATTATATCCGAATGGGATTCCGATTTACCCAGAGGAGCAATTGAGCGATCTGATCCGTCAGCACCAGGTGGATCGGGTGGTTTTTGCTTATAGTGATGTGCCGCACGAGTATGTAATGCACAAGGCCTCGATCGTTACTGCGGCGGGCGCAGATTTCTGGCTGATGGGCACTCGGACGACCAGCCTGAAAAGTAATAAGCCAGTCATCGCGATTTGTGCGGTTCGAACTGGATGCGGTAAGAGCCAAACCACTCGCAGAGTGAGCGATATCCTGAAGTCATATGGCAAAAAATTGGTGGCCGTGCGACATCCCATGCCCTATGGTGATCTGTCTGCTCAAAAAGTGCAGCGTTTTGCCAGCTACGAGGACATGGACAAGCACAGATGTACCATCGAGGAGCGCGAGGAATACGAGCCGCATATTAATCGTGGCACCATTGTTTATGCAGGAGTGGATTATGAGGCGATCCTCCGCCAGGCTGAGCAAGAGGCTGATATTGTTCTCTGGGACGGTGGGAACAACGATACGCCATTTTACCAGCCGGATCTCCATATCGTGGTGGCAGACCCGCATCGCGCCGGTCACGAATTGACCTATCATCCTGGTGAAACCAATCTCCGCATGGCCGATGTGGTGATCATCAATAAGATTGATACAGCAGAATATGATGATATCGAATATGTTCGCCAGAGCGTTCGAGAAGTGAATCCGAAGGCTATCATTATCGACGCAGCTTCGCCATTAATTGTGGAGCAGCCAGAGCTGATTCGTGGTCGCCGGGCGCTGGTAGTTGAGGACGGCCCCACATTGACGCATGGCGAGATGGGTTTTGGTGCTGGTGTGGTTGCGGCTGAAAAATTCGGGGCGACCGAAATTGTAGATCCGCGACCCTGGGTCGTCGGCAAAATCGCCGAGACATTTGAGAAATACCCAGAGATCGGCGCTTTGCTGCCAGCGATGGGATATGGCGAACAACAGATCAAAGACCTGGAGAAGACCATCAACAAGGCCGAATGCGATGTGGTAATCATTGGGACGCCAATTGACTTGCGAAAGTTAATCAAGATCAATAAGCCGGCGGTTCGCGTGATCTACGAACTCCAGGAGATCGGTCGGCCGAATCTGGAGGATGTGTTGATTCGCTTTAAATAA
- a CDS encoding carbamate kinase, translated as MKSAVRKAVVALGGNAITREFEEGNIYQQFANTRRSLVGVADLIQRGYLVAITHGNGPQVGNALIRVEESRHKVPPVPLGVLVADLEGGMGYMIAQSLQNKLHLRGIEREVACVVAQVIVDKNDPSILNPTKFVGPFYHEHEVKQLEHSRNWVIKYDPGRGWRRVVPSPIPLEIVEKNVIRMLVDAGVVVITVGGGGAPVYVEDDGTLEGVDGVVDKDLSAAILARDIGAQELYILTAVEKVALNYRQYNQIDLDRLTVAEAKQYLEAGQFPAGSMGPKIQAAINFIESGGEVCIITATERMTDAVEGRTGTRIVKE; from the coding sequence ATGAAATCAGCAGTACGCAAAGCAGTTGTCGCCTTGGGAGGCAATGCCATCACCCGCGAATTTGAAGAGGGAAATATTTACCAGCAATTTGCAAATACGCGGCGCAGTTTGGTCGGGGTTGCGGATCTGATTCAACGGGGGTATCTGGTCGCGATCACGCATGGGAATGGTCCGCAGGTTGGCAATGCTCTGATTCGAGTGGAAGAGTCCCGACATAAAGTGCCACCGGTGCCGCTGGGCGTCTTGGTTGCAGACCTTGAGGGCGGTATGGGCTATATGATCGCGCAGTCGTTGCAAAATAAATTGCATTTGAGAGGCATCGAGCGGGAGGTCGCTTGCGTGGTGGCTCAGGTGATCGTTGATAAAAACGATCCATCCATCCTCAACCCGACCAAATTTGTTGGCCCGTTCTATCACGAGCATGAGGTGAAACAATTAGAGCATAGCCGGAATTGGGTCATTAAGTACGATCCGGGCCGTGGCTGGCGCCGGGTAGTACCTTCGCCGATCCCGCTGGAAATTGTCGAAAAAAATGTCATCCGAATGTTGGTCGATGCCGGAGTCGTTGTGATCACGGTCGGCGGCGGTGGCGCTCCAGTTTATGTTGAAGATGATGGCACATTAGAGGGCGTTGATGGGGTAGTAGACAAGGACCTGAGCGCGGCCATTCTGGCGCGCGACATCGGTGCCCAAGAGCTCTATATCCTCACCGCCGTAGAAAAGGTCGCACTGAATTATCGACAATACAATCAGATCGATCTGGATCGGTTGACCGTGGCTGAGGCGAAACAATACCTCGAAGCAGGCCAATTTCCTGCTGGCAGCATGGGACCGAAAATTCAGGCAGCCATCAATTTTATCGAGAGCGGTGGCGAAGTCTGCATTATCACCGCGACCGAGCGGATGACGGATGCGGTCGAAGGAAGAACCGGAACGCGAATCGTTAAAGAATGA